In a single window of the Prinia subflava isolate CZ2003 ecotype Zambia chromosome 3, Cam_Psub_1.2, whole genome shotgun sequence genome:
- the LOC134548588 gene encoding taste receptor type 2 member 40-like — MLPPILIISMSIVAVEVVLGSIGNGFITTVNIINWIKSKKTSSADMILIFLSTSRFILQVTVLMHIHSLYFADVLKLASVYKDFGAVWMFVNHSSLWFSTWLYVLYCVKIINITHWLLLQVKRRIAGMVPWLLLGSLVISSMTSLPLLWITPSTYLCSSTGNCRENSTAHITDWDSSHLYLLLLYFVGCFFPLVISVVTSALLITSLWKHRKTMQCYADTFRDAMIDVHLTAIKSIISFLILYLSSFVAQILLILSTSQSKDVVKVAVSLVVAGAYPSMHSIILIIVNSKLKMTFRKLFLHFKCQLEDKPPSPRLERNTLQ, encoded by the coding sequence ATGCTGCCACCAATTCTTATCATTTCAATGAGCATTGTAGCTGTTGAAGTTGTTCTTGGATCCATTGGAAATGGATTTATTACAACTGTTAATATCATTAACTGgatcaaaagcaaaaaaacatcTTCTGCTGACATGATCCTGATCTTTCTGAGCACATCAAGATTTATCTTGCAGGTGACGGTCCTGATGCACATCCACAGTCTCTACTTTGCAGATGTGTTAAAGCTGGCTTCAGTGTACAAGGACTTTGGTGCTGTGTGGATGTTTGTAAACCACAGCAGCTTGTGGTTCAGTACGTGGCTCTACGTGCTGTACTGTGTAAAAATAATCAACATCacccactggctgctgctgcaagtCAAGCGCAGAATAGCTGGGATGGTCCCATGGCTTCTTCTTGGATCGCTGGTGATCTCCTCTATGACTTCTCTTCCTTTACTATGGATTACACCCAGCACTTACCTGTGCAGCTCAACAGggaactgcagagaaaacagcacagcTCATATCACGGACTGGGATAGTTCACATCTCTACTTGCTGCTTCTTTACTTTGTAGGTTGCTTTTTCCCTCTAGTAATCTCCGTGGTGACCTCAGCTCTGTTAATTACTTCTCTGTGGAAACACAGAAAGACAATGCAATGCTATGCAGATACTTTCAGGGATGCTATGATAGATGTTCACCTAACTGCTATTAAatccattatttctttcttaatcCTGTATCTTTCCAGTTTTGTAGCTCAAATTCTATTGATACTGTCGACATCTCAAAGTAAAGATGTTGTGAAAGTTGCAGTATCCTTAGTTGTAGCTGGAGCATATCCTTCCATGCACTCCATTATCCTGATCATAGTcaattcaaaactgaaaatgacatttagaaagcttttcctgcattttaaGTGCCAATTGGAAGATAAACCTCCAAGCCCCAGGCTTGAGAGGAACACTCTCCAGTAA